A stretch of Pseudorhodobacter turbinis DNA encodes these proteins:
- the hflC gene encoding protease modulator HflC yields the protein MNKSAMILPALVLIVAGILSSVFIVDEREKVLVLQFGQVKAVKEEPGLGFKVPLIQDVVRYDGRILGLLTQPLEVTPLDDRRLVVDAFARWRIVDLVNFRESVGTEGVRAAQVRIERILNAAIREVLGAVPSQRVLSEDRTSLMNLIRDQARRQALSLGVDVVDVRLTRTDLPEQNLAATFARMRAEREREAADEIARGNEAAQRVRASADRTVVELTSQARKESEVIRGEADGARNAIYAEAFGRDPEFFAFTRSLTSYERALKGENSSIVMQPDSQFFNYLRSDTGADAAQ from the coding sequence ATGAATAAATCTGCAATGATCCTACCCGCCTTGGTGCTTATCGTCGCGGGTATCCTGTCCTCGGTGTTTATCGTGGATGAACGGGAAAAAGTATTGGTCCTGCAATTCGGTCAGGTTAAGGCCGTCAAAGAAGAGCCGGGGCTTGGTTTCAAAGTGCCGCTTATTCAGGATGTTGTGCGTTATGACGGCCGGATTTTGGGCCTGTTGACCCAACCGCTCGAAGTGACGCCGCTGGATGACCGCCGCCTTGTGGTCGATGCATTCGCCCGCTGGCGCATCGTCGATCTGGTGAACTTCCGGGAATCGGTGGGCACCGAGGGCGTACGCGCCGCACAGGTCCGGATCGAACGGATCCTGAACGCCGCCATTCGTGAAGTCTTGGGTGCCGTGCCATCGCAGCGCGTGCTGTCTGAGGACCGGACGAGCCTGATGAACCTGATCCGCGATCAGGCCCGCCGTCAGGCGCTTAGCCTTGGGGTGGATGTGGTTGACGTGCGTTTGACCCGCACTGATTTGCCAGAGCAAAACCTTGCCGCAACCTTCGCACGGATGCGTGCCGAACGTGAACGCGAAGCCGCCGATGAAATCGCCCGTGGTAACGAGGCCGCGCAGCGGGTTCGTGCCTCGGCTGACCGGACCGTGGTGGAACTGACATCGCAGGCGCGCAAGGAATCGGAAGTGATCCGCGGTGAGGCAGACGGTGCCCGCAACGCGATCTATGCCGAAGCCTTTGGTCGTGATCCGGAATTCTTCGCCTTTACCCGCTCCCTCACCAGTTATGAGCGGGCGTTGAAGGGGGAAAACTCCTCTATCGTGATGCAACCGGATAGCCAGTTCTTCAACTATCTGCGCAGTGACACGGGTGCCGATGCCGCCCAATAA
- a CDS encoding ABC transporter permease, with protein MANRAFEVARLPGFRTIALTGFVLLYLPIITLVVYSFNAGQSVAVWEGFSLDWYAKAWQNEAVKGATYRSLIIAAAASGIATTVATMAALGTTRRKAFKGQTVIYVMINQPLMVPEIVTAVALLIFFASIKVLTGYTGLWYLIIAHAAFCVPFAYLPIRARLEGMDLTLETAAGDLYASHWQTFRYVTLPLMLPGIIAGAMLAFVISLDDVVITEFVKSGGQDTLPTYMLGQMRRAITPEVNAISTVLLALTVVLLTAFFLLTRKNEK; from the coding sequence ATGGCTAATCGTGCCTTTGAAGTGGCCCGCCTGCCCGGCTTTCGTACCATCGCATTGACGGGCTTTGTGCTGCTTTACCTGCCGATCATCACGCTTGTGGTTTACAGCTTCAACGCAGGGCAATCGGTCGCGGTCTGGGAGGGGTTCTCGCTCGATTGGTACGCCAAGGCGTGGCAGAATGAAGCGGTGAAAGGGGCGACCTACCGGTCCCTGATTATCGCGGCGGCGGCATCGGGAATTGCAACGACGGTGGCGACAATGGCCGCACTTGGCACCACGCGGCGCAAGGCATTCAAGGGCCAAACCGTGATTTATGTGATGATCAACCAGCCGCTTATGGTCCCCGAGATCGTCACCGCCGTGGCGCTTTTGATCTTCTTTGCCTCGATCAAAGTGCTGACCGGCTATACTGGGCTTTGGTATCTGATTATTGCCCATGCCGCCTTTTGCGTCCCCTTTGCCTATCTGCCGATCCGCGCGCGCCTAGAGGGGATGGACCTGACATTGGAAACTGCCGCCGGCGATCTTTATGCCAGCCATTGGCAGACGTTTCGCTATGTGACCCTGCCCCTGATGCTGCCGGGGATCATTGCGGGTGCGATGCTGGCCTTTGTCATCAGCCTTGATGATGTAGTGATCACCGAGTTTGTCAAATCCGGCGGGCAAGACACCTTGCCTACCTATATGCTGGGCCAAATGCGCCGCGCCATCACGCCAGAGGTCAACGCGATCTCGACGGTGCTGCTGGCGCTAACGGTGGTGCTGCTGACCGCATTTTTCCTACTGACGCGCAAAAATGAAAAATAA
- a CDS encoding ABC transporter permease codes for MSAETDAETRKTRNAWLLSTPALVLLLFAASGPLLIVLTYSFLAPGEYGNVIWDLDLRGWISILYTKDIFDGTYHLADAHLSIFWRSVKLSLMTTAITFAVGFPTAWFIATRSPAQRAFWLFLITIPFWTNLLIRTVAINEVIRNEGLFNTFLIWLGVIAEPIRIIYTDTAVLIGMAYVYLPLMVLPLFAAIDRFDMRLLEAGYDLYASRGQVLRRVILPIVKPGIVAGSILVFVPSLGAYVTPRVLGGGKNMMIGNFIELQFGQGRNWPLGAALSMTLLCVVMVALLIYVRAANKGDNQHG; via the coding sequence ATGTCAGCCGAAACCGACGCCGAAACCCGCAAGACCCGCAACGCATGGCTGTTGTCCACACCTGCGCTGGTGCTGTTGCTGTTTGCCGCCTCTGGGCCGCTGCTGATTGTGCTGACCTATTCCTTCCTTGCGCCAGGGGAATATGGCAATGTGATCTGGGATCTTGACCTGCGCGGCTGGATCTCTATCCTTTATACAAAGGATATCTTTGACGGGACCTATCATCTGGCCGACGCGCATCTGTCGATCTTCTGGCGATCGGTCAAACTGTCCTTGATGACCACGGCCATCACCTTCGCGGTGGGCTTTCCGACGGCTTGGTTCATCGCCACACGCTCGCCTGCACAACGCGCATTTTGGCTGTTCCTGATCACCATTCCGTTCTGGACCAACCTCTTGATCCGCACGGTGGCAATCAATGAGGTGATCCGCAATGAGGGGCTGTTCAACACCTTCCTGATCTGGCTGGGCGTGATCGCAGAGCCGATCCGCATCATCTATACCGATACCGCCGTGCTGATCGGCATGGCTTATGTCTATTTGCCCTTGATGGTCTTGCCGCTTTTCGCCGCCATTGACCGCTTTGATATGCGGCTGTTGGAGGCGGGATATGATCTTTATGCCAGTCGGGGCCAAGTGCTGCGCCGGGTGATCCTGCCTATTGTGAAACCGGGGATCGTGGCGGGGTCGATCCTTGTGTTCGTACCTTCGCTGGGGGCGTACGTTACGCCGCGCGTCTTGGGCGGCGGCAAGAACATGATGATCGGCAACTTTATTGAATTGCAATTCGGACAGGGGCGCAACTGGCCCTTGGGGGCGGCGCTCTCGATGACATTGCTTTGTGTGGTGATGGTGGCGCTGCTGATCTATGTGCGCGCGGCAAATAAGGGGGACAATCAACATGGCTAA
- the hflK gene encoding FtsH protease activity modulator HflK: MAGSGGPWGGSGGNRGDDGKDEGTRPNGGRRPGNDGPQIPEIDEIMKKGQEHLRVLMGGRGGNRGGSGGSGGGAGPLFSKQGLALGGVVALGLWAFASFYTVKPEERSVELLLGEFSTIGNPGLNFAPWPFVTAEIVQVTGERQTDVGTGRTGVLDSGLMLTRDQNIVDIEFQIVWNVSNPADYLFNLGDPADTLRAVSESAMRDIIARSELAPVLNRDRGVIASDLQAAVQGTLDSYEAGINVVRVNFDKADPPREVIDSFREVQAAQQQRDRLEKEADAYANRVTAAARGASAQLTEEAEGYRARVVNDAEGEASRFLSVYAEYVKAPEVTRRRMYLETMEGVLGGMNKVILDGVSGEGAAQGVVPYLPLNNLTPATNSTGGGSN; encoded by the coding sequence TCCTGAAATTGACGAGATCATGAAGAAGGGGCAAGAGCACCTCCGCGTCCTGATGGGCGGTCGCGGCGGCAATCGCGGCGGCTCTGGCGGCAGCGGCGGCGGGGCAGGGCCTTTGTTTTCCAAACAAGGGCTGGCGCTTGGCGGGGTTGTGGCGCTTGGCCTTTGGGCTTTTGCGTCTTTCTATACCGTGAAGCCGGAAGAACGCTCGGTTGAGTTGTTGTTGGGGGAATTTTCTACCATCGGCAATCCGGGCCTGAACTTTGCGCCTTGGCCCTTTGTGACGGCTGAAATCGTGCAGGTGACGGGCGAACGTCAAACAGACGTTGGCACGGGCCGTACTGGCGTGCTTGACAGCGGCTTGATGCTGACGCGCGATCAGAACATCGTTGATATTGAATTCCAGATCGTCTGGAATGTGTCCAATCCGGCGGATTACCTGTTTAATCTGGGCGATCCGGCTGACACGCTGCGGGCTGTTTCCGAATCCGCGATGCGCGATATTATCGCCCGGTCAGAGTTGGCTCCGGTCTTGAACCGTGACCGTGGTGTGATCGCCTCGGATCTTCAGGCGGCCGTACAAGGTACGCTGGACAGCTATGAGGCAGGCATCAATGTGGTGCGTGTGAACTTTGACAAGGCAGACCCGCCGCGCGAAGTTATCGACAGCTTCCGCGAAGTGCAGGCCGCCCAACAGCAGCGCGACCGTCTGGAAAAAGAGGCTGATGCCTATGCAAACCGCGTTACCGCGGCTGCGCGTGGTGCCTCTGCCCAGTTGACAGAAGAGGCCGAAGGTTACCGCGCCCGCGTGGTCAATGATGCGGAAGGGGAGGCAAGCCGCTTCCTGTCCGTCTATGCCGAATATGTCAAAGCGCCGGAAGTGACCCGTCGCCGGATGTATCTGGAAACCATGGAAGGTGTGCTTGGCGGTATGAACAAGGTCATCCTTGACGGTGTTTCGGGCGAAGGGGCAGCACAGGGTGTTGTGCCATATCTGCCGCTTAACAATCTGACACCTGCCACCAACTCTACCGGCGGAGGGAGCAACTGA
- a CDS encoding peptidoglycan-binding domain-containing protein, producing MQPTATFAFLALVLMGCQPVQAPVRAHDLTAELFPKTNTTPPSKGANICWADDVTPAIIETVTEQIQVRPQTLDAEGNLAQTAVFETKTAQHIVQDRREVWFRIPCQEEMTVDFLSSLQRAFKARGYYKGGLTGQLDAQTRRAIRLYQEPLGLGSDKLSLAAARRLGIAAGEFEW from the coding sequence ATGCAACCCACCGCCACCTTCGCATTTCTGGCGCTTGTTCTGATGGGCTGCCAGCCCGTACAGGCTCCTGTCCGCGCCCATGATCTAACGGCGGAGCTGTTCCCCAAGACCAACACCACCCCCCCAAGTAAGGGCGCCAATATTTGCTGGGCCGATGACGTGACCCCCGCGATTATCGAGACCGTGACCGAACAGATTCAGGTCCGGCCCCAGACGCTGGATGCAGAGGGCAATCTGGCCCAAACGGCGGTTTTTGAAACCAAAACCGCGCAGCATATCGTGCAAGACCGCCGCGAAGTTTGGTTCCGCATCCCTTGCCAGGAAGAGATGACCGTGGATTTCCTGTCCAGTCTGCAACGCGCGTTCAAGGCACGCGGGTATTACAAGGGCGGCCTGACGGGGCAGCTTGATGCCCAAACCCGCCGCGCGATCCGGCTTTATCAAGAACCGTTGGGCCTCGGCTCTGACAAGCTGTCGCTTGCCGCTGCCCGCCGCCTTGGCATCGCCGCGGGGGAGTTTGAGTGGTAG
- a CDS encoding Do family serine endopeptidase: MRGLTALVLGAALVLAQATFTEARGAPEGFADLAQSVSPAVVNITTSTTVAARADGVPQVPPGSPFQDFFQDFLDRNGNGNGRNAPRRSEALGSGFVISEDGYIVTNNHVIDKADEIEIEFFSGKRLEAKLIGTDPKTDIALLKVESDTPLPFVPFGNSDLSRVGDWVMAMGNPLGQGFSVSAGIISARGRALSGTYDDYLQTDAAINRGNSGGPLFNMDGQVVGVNTAILSPTGGSIGIGFSMASNVVQKVVKQLKEFGETRRGWLGVRIQDVTPDVAEAMGLKEAKGALITDVPEGPAREAGVLAGDIITSFDGANVADTRELVRRVADAPVGEAVRVIVLRDGKTQTLSVTLGRRETAEATPVATGPDAEAPSSADVMGLTVSPLTSDVADELGLPADAAGLAVVAVDELSEAYTKGLRVGDVITEAGQQKVVRVQDLQDRVTEARDAGRKSLLLLVRRAGDPRFVAIGIEE, from the coding sequence ATGCGCGGGTTGACCGCGTTGGTTTTGGGCGCCGCACTTGTGTTGGCGCAAGCGACTTTCACCGAGGCGCGGGGCGCCCCTGAGGGTTTTGCAGATCTTGCGCAAAGCGTTAGCCCGGCGGTCGTCAATATCACGACCTCTACCACCGTCGCTGCGCGCGCTGATGGTGTTCCGCAAGTGCCGCCCGGTTCACCGTTTCAGGACTTCTTTCAGGACTTTCTGGATCGCAATGGCAACGGTAACGGCCGCAATGCCCCACGCAGGTCAGAGGCGCTTGGCTCGGGGTTTGTGATTTCCGAGGACGGCTATATCGTCACCAACAACCATGTGATCGATAAGGCGGATGAGATCGAGATCGAGTTCTTTTCGGGCAAGCGTCTGGAAGCTAAGCTGATCGGCACCGATCCGAAAACCGATATTGCGCTGTTGAAAGTGGAAAGCGACACACCGCTGCCGTTCGTGCCTTTCGGCAATTCTGATCTGTCGCGTGTCGGCGATTGGGTGATGGCGATGGGCAACCCCTTGGGGCAGGGCTTTTCTGTTTCTGCGGGGATCATCTCGGCCCGTGGTCGTGCGCTTTCCGGCACCTATGATGATTACCTGCAAACCGATGCTGCGATCAACCGGGGCAACTCGGGCGGGCCTTTGTTCAATATGGACGGGCAGGTTGTGGGCGTGAATACTGCCATTCTGTCCCCGACGGGCGGCTCTATCGGGATCGGTTTTTCGATGGCGTCCAATGTTGTGCAAAAGGTTGTCAAACAGCTGAAAGAGTTTGGCGAGACCCGGCGCGGCTGGCTTGGCGTGCGAATTCAGGACGTGACGCCGGATGTGGCCGAGGCGATGGGCCTTAAAGAGGCCAAAGGTGCGCTGATTACTGATGTACCCGAAGGTCCGGCACGTGAGGCTGGCGTGCTTGCGGGCGATATCATCACCTCCTTTGATGGTGCCAATGTCGCCGATACGCGTGAGCTGGTGCGCCGTGTCGCCGACGCCCCTGTGGGGGAGGCCGTGCGCGTGATCGTCTTGCGGGATGGCAAAACCCAAACGCTTTCCGTCACCTTGGGACGTCGTGAAACGGCCGAAGCCACACCTGTGGCGACTGGGCCGGATGCCGAGGCGCCAAGCAGCGCGGATGTTATGGGGCTGACGGTAAGCCCGTTGACCTCTGATGTCGCGGATGAGCTAGGCCTGCCTGCGGATGCTGCGGGCTTGGCCGTGGTCGCGGTGGATGAGCTGTCGGAAGCCTACACCAAAGGCTTGCGCGTCGGCGATGTGATCACCGAGGCTGGTCAGCAAAAGGTCGTGCGGGTTCAGGATTTGCAAGACCGGGTGACAGAGGCGCGCGATGCGGGCCGCAAGTCCTTGTTGTTGCTGGTGCGCCGTGCGGGTGATCCGCGCTTTGTAGCGATCGGCATTGAGGAATAG
- a CDS encoding extracellular solute-binding protein: MKNIITATAVLLASTSLAAAEGELQLYNWGNYTSPELIKKFEADTGIKVTVTDYDSNTAALAKVEAGGSGFDLVVPSANYVQIWVSKGLVQELDDSKLPNKGNIAAEWVNVPWDEGRKYSVPWQWGSVGVAVNTSVYSGDINTSDIFLRVPDELKGKINVVPEMTDVLNMAIFNVGGEACTEDVEVLKKVRDLLLAAKEDWLSMDYGATEKLSNNDWAASVNWSGSSMRARVANPDVAFGYPKEGYPLFMDSVALLSDAKNVDNAYTFINYIMEPEHAAMISAFARYANGIAGSDEYMPEDMKTAPEVVAPAEHAKAGRFLPTCGAKSQEYLTAIWTELQK; this comes from the coding sequence ATGAAAAATATCATAACGGCAACCGCAGTTTTACTGGCAAGCACATCGCTTGCCGCAGCCGAAGGCGAGTTGCAGCTTTATAATTGGGGGAATTATACCTCTCCCGAGTTGATCAAGAAATTCGAGGCCGATACCGGCATCAAGGTCACCGTGACCGATTACGACAGCAACACTGCCGCCCTCGCCAAGGTAGAGGCAGGCGGATCAGGGTTTGACCTTGTTGTGCCCTCGGCCAATTACGTCCAAATCTGGGTCAGCAAGGGCCTTGTGCAAGAGCTGGACGACAGCAAGCTGCCGAACAAAGGCAATATTGCCGCCGAATGGGTGAATGTCCCTTGGGACGAGGGGCGCAAATATTCGGTTCCGTGGCAGTGGGGGTCGGTTGGCGTTGCGGTCAATACCTCGGTCTATAGCGGTGACATCAATACATCAGACATCTTTTTGCGCGTCCCCGATGAGCTGAAAGGCAAGATCAACGTCGTGCCGGAAATGACCGATGTGCTGAATATGGCGATCTTCAATGTCGGCGGTGAGGCCTGTACCGAAGATGTCGAGGTGCTGAAGAAAGTGCGCGATCTGCTGCTTGCGGCCAAAGAGGATTGGCTGTCGATGGATTATGGCGCGACCGAAAAACTGTCCAATAATGACTGGGCGGCCTCGGTCAACTGGAGCGGGTCGAGCATGCGGGCGCGGGTTGCCAACCCTGATGTGGCGTTCGGATACCCTAAAGAGGGCTATCCGTTGTTCATGGATTCGGTGGCGTTGCTGTCGGATGCCAAGAACGTGGACAATGCCTATACATTCATCAACTACATCATGGAGCCGGAACACGCGGCCATGATTTCGGCCTTTGCACGTTATGCCAACGGGATTGCAGGGTCTGACGAATATATGCCCGAAGATATGAAAACCGCGCCAGAAGTGGTGGCCCCTGCAGAACACGCCAAAGCGGGGCGGTTTCTGCCAACCTGCGGCGCGAAATCGCAAGAATATCTGACCGCGATCTGGACCGAACTGCAGAAGTAA
- a CDS encoding 2Fe-2S iron-sulfur cluster-binding protein — MAKITYVEFGGKEHVVEVKTGLTVMEGARDNGIPGIEADCGGACACSTCHVYVDPAWVDKLPPKDGMEEDMLDFAFEPDTTRSRLTCQIKVTDALDGLRVQMPEKQI; from the coding sequence ATGGCAAAGATTACCTATGTGGAATTCGGTGGCAAAGAGCATGTGGTTGAGGTCAAAACCGGCCTGACCGTTATGGAAGGTGCGCGCGACAATGGCATTCCCGGGATCGAGGCGGATTGCGGCGGGGCTTGTGCCTGTTCGACCTGCCACGTTTATGTCGATCCGGCTTGGGTTGATAAGCTTCCGCCCAAGGATGGCATGGAAGAGGATATGCTCGACTTCGCGTTTGAGCCGGACACAACGCGTTCCCGTCTGACGTGCCAGATCAAGGTAACGGATGCATTGGACGGTTTGCGCGTCCAGATGCCTGAAAAACAAATCTGA
- a CDS encoding ABC transporter ATP-binding protein encodes MTATRTAVEANSIVKAFGQGAVAIKALDNVSVQIKQGEFFTLLGPSGCGKTTLLRLIAGFDTPTSGQILLDGTDITHLPPNKRPVNTVFQSYALFPHLTVAENIAFGLQMQGRPKAEVTESVARMLALVQLEPMAKRKTSQLSGGQQQRVALARALAPSPKVLLLDEPLSALDLKLRKEMQIELKRLQMETGITFVFVTHDQEEALTMSDRIAVMSAGHIQQIGAPRDIYTRPANRFVASFIGETNFLSGQSDGTTVTLANGAIMPLIAPQGRINLAIRPEQVRVVPPGTDGAMPARVASTVYFGTDTHLHLHLEGGIDIIARQQSPAQGGAAMEKGEDVGVILAEGALQALED; translated from the coding sequence ATGACCGCCACCCGAACTGCCGTCGAAGCCAACAGCATTGTCAAAGCCTTCGGGCAAGGTGCTGTGGCGATCAAGGCATTGGATAACGTTTCAGTACAGATCAAACAGGGGGAGTTTTTCACCCTGCTCGGCCCCTCTGGATGCGGCAAAACCACACTTTTGCGCCTGATTGCGGGGTTTGATACCCCCACCTCTGGTCAGATTTTGCTGGATGGCACCGATATCACCCATCTGCCGCCAAACAAGCGCCCTGTGAACACGGTGTTTCAAAGCTATGCGCTGTTTCCGCATCTGACCGTTGCCGAAAACATCGCTTTTGGATTGCAGATGCAGGGCCGCCCCAAGGCCGAGGTGACCGAGAGCGTGGCCCGCATGCTGGCCCTCGTTCAGTTGGAACCAATGGCCAAGCGCAAGACCAGCCAGCTTTCGGGCGGCCAGCAACAGCGCGTAGCGCTTGCCCGTGCATTGGCCCCCAGCCCCAAGGTTCTGCTGCTGGATGAACCGCTGTCCGCACTGGATTTGAAGCTGCGCAAGGAAATGCAGATCGAGCTGAAGCGTTTGCAAATGGAAACCGGCATCACTTTTGTCTTTGTCACCCATGACCAGGAAGAAGCGCTGACCATGTCGGACCGCATCGCCGTGATGAGCGCGGGCCATATCCAGCAAATCGGCGCCCCGCGTGATATCTATACCCGTCCCGCCAACCGTTTTGTCGCCAGCTTCATCGGGGAAACCAATTTCCTGAGCGGACAAAGCGATGGCACCACTGTCACTCTCGCCAATGGCGCAATAATGCCCCTCATCGCGCCCCAAGGCCGCATCAACCTTGCGATCCGCCCGGAACAGGTGCGCGTGGTCCCGCCGGGAACCGATGGGGCGATGCCTGCCCGCGTTGCCTCGACCGTGTATTTCGGCACCGACACCCACCTCCATCTGCATCTGGAGGGTGGAATAGATATCATCGCCCGCCAGCAAAGCCCGGCACAGGGCGGTGCGGCGATGGAAAAAGGCGAAGATGTCGGCGTCATCCTTGCCGAAGGTGCCCTGCAAGCGTTGGAGGATTAA